From the Diospyros lotus cultivar Yz01 chromosome 13, ASM1463336v1, whole genome shotgun sequence genome, one window contains:
- the LOC127788572 gene encoding uncharacterized protein LOC127788572, producing MCILCVIQKWSRRVATMLPWLVIPLIGLWALSQLLPPAFRFEITSPRLACLAVLLVTLFWYEVLMPRLSAWRVRRNARLRERKRFEAIEMQKLRKTATRKCRNCLTPYRDQNPGGGRFMCSYCGHVSKRPVLDLPVPPGLGLSNSGVLKDLVGKGGKMLNAKVWSDNGWICGQDWLENGNWVGGSFAGKSSHWRKNGGVFFSNDNNCMEEKSYSGVVIFACKVLTAFFLSIGWLWRKITKIGSRDGASSDADNNGMSSKRGEIGENFHESKGEKARRKAEEKRQARLERELLEEEERKQREEVARLVEERRRLRDEKMEAEKDHGRDFTAAREKDSKKESEKKRQEKRKEKDKASSKSNSDAEEVEKRSSKETERKWEFDRKSDTDRREHHKPGVENAKNYSTEMATGVKGVSASNHSRGNPGTRYLDRMRGTFLSSSKAFTGGSFFGKGVTNAAPFSRENKSNVSVDHVHTANRRELSQPGKSNMNGDDKIINRPVPIEPQPTTAPKKSWQQLFTRTSGVPPTTNSNVISRPNGKSQPEVQSPAITSHPSSAPLYDNPINFGLPSPFTLPTFSYVSTSSSMVPPLTSEAIFPRIGEVPRDFLPEESEIFEDPCYVPDPVSLLGPVSESLDNFQLDLGSAGFATDTELRNPCPLKNVSAADVNKPSPIESPVSRMRVFDERHLNSTRFPNTPKAQDMQSLPMDDTNTGNEKGSWNLWSASPLGQDGLGLVSGPASWVLPPELNALNKDDMAHPSSQKTMASLFTKDDQLLSGTHSPQKVFLGNCQNAGTFAPVPGSAGDPWLPKSFFGPHPGEAHFSFNPQEETSQNEMIYGSPNSSATNHPFEFSPANSWSKKELDGRVTGDGIGNPATTMRPPHVGGLYSTPDVQSLWSYE from the exons ATGTGTATACTGTGTGTAATTCAGAAGTGGTCTCGACGGGTTGCTACCATGCTTCCATGGCTAGTGATTCCACTGATTGGCCTGTGGGCCTTGTCTCAACTGTTGCCTCCCGCTTTCCGGTTCGAAATCACATCGCCTAGGTTGGCATGTCTGGCTGTGTTGTTGGTCACCCTGTTCTGGTACGAGGTTTTGATGCCGCGCCTGTCGGCTTGGCGAGTGCGGAGGAACGCCCGGCttagagagaggaagagatttgagGCAATTGAAATGCAGAAACTTCGGAAGACAGCCACAAGGAAGTGTAGGAACTGTCTGACTCCATATCGCGATCAGAACCCTGGTGGGGGACGGTTTATGTGTTCCTATTGTGGGCATGTTTCAAAGAGACCCGTTCTGGACCTCCCTGTCCCCCCTGGATTGGGGCTCTCAAATTCTGGGGTCTTGAAGGACTTGGTTGGTAAAGGTGGGAAGATGTTGAATGCAAAGGTGTGGTCTGACAATGGCTGGATATGTGGTCAGGATTGGTTGGAGAATGGTAATTGGGTCGGGGGTTCTTTTGCCGGGAAGTCTAGTCATTGGCGGAAGAATGGAGGAGTGTTTTTTAGTAATGACAACAATTGTATGGAAGAGAAGTCTTACTCAGGAGTTGTTATTTTTGCCTGCAAGGTATTGACAGCTTTTTTCTTGAGCATTGGATGgctttggagaaaaataacaaagattGGTTCTAGAGACGGTGCTTCATCAGATGCAGATAACAATGGAATGTCAAGTAAACGAGGAGAAATTGGGGAAAATTTTCATGAGAGTAAAGGGGAGAAAGCTCGCAGAAAAGCTGAAGAAAAGAGGCAGGCTAGGCTGGAGAGGGAGCTATTAGAAGAGGAGGAGAGAAAGCAGAGGGAGGAGGTAGCAAGACTGGTGGAGGAACGCAGGAGACTGAGGGATGAGAAGATGGAAGCTGAAAAAGATCATGGCAGGGATTTTACAGCTGCCAGGGAAAAAGACAGTAAGAAAGAATCAGAGAAAAAGCGCcaagaaaaaaggaaggaaaaagataAGGCATCTAGTAAAAGCAACTCAGATGCAGAGGAAGTGGAAAAAAGATCGAGCAAAGAAACCGAGCGGAAATGGGAGTTTGACAGGAAGAGTGATACTGATCGACGAGAGCATCATAAGCCTGGCGTTGAAAATGCCAAGAACTACAGCACAGAAATGGCTACTGGGGTCAAGGGTGTTAGTGCAAGCAATCATAGCCGGGGAAATCCAGGAACACGATACCTGGATCGTATGAGGGGAACCTTTTTGTCTTCTTCTAAAGCATTTACTGGAGGTAGTTTTTTTGGGAAGGGTGTTACTAATGCTGCTCCCTTTTCAAGAGAAAACAAATCTAATGTTTCTGTGGATCATGTCCATACTGCTAATAGGAGAGAGTTATCTCAGCCTGGAAAATCAAATATGAATGGGGATGATAAGATCATCAACCGCCCG GTGCCTATTGAACCACAGCCAACAACGGCTCCTAAAAAATCTTGGCAACAATTATTTACTCGTACATCAGGTGTTCCTCCCACCACTAACTCAAATGTCATAAGCAGACCAAATGGAAAGTCCCAGCCAGAAGTTCAAAGCCCTGCTATTACTAGTCACCCATCTTCAGCACCATTGTATGATAATCCCATTAATTTTGGATTGCCATCACCATTTACTTTACCCACATTTTCTTATGTGTCAACAAGTAGTAGTATGGTTCCTCCATTGACATCTGAAGCCATATTTCCTCGCATTGGAGAAGTACCTCGTGACTTTTTACCAGAAGagtctgaaatttttgaagacCCATGCTATGTTCCTGACCCAGTATCTTTGCTTGGGCCTGTTTCTGAGTCACTGGATAACTTTCAGTTAGACCTTGGCAGCGCTGGATTTGCAACAGACACGGAATTGAGAAACCCATGTCCTTTAAAGAATGTTTCTGCTGCTGACGTGAACAAGCCATCACCAATTGAGTCTCCAGTGTCACGGATGCGTGTCTTTGATGAAAGGCATTTGAATTCTACTAGATTCCCAAATACACCTAAAGCCCAGGATATGCAGAGTTTGCCAATGGATGATACAAATACTGGAAATGAGAAAGGGTCATGGAATTTATGGAGTGCTTCTCCTCTTGGTCAAGATGGTCTAGGTTTGGTGAGTGGCCCAGCTAGTTGGGTGTTACCTCCAGAACTAAATGCATTAAACAAGGATGATATGGCGCATCCTTCGTCTCAAAAGACTATGGCATCACTTTTCACAAAAGATGATCAACTTCTTTCTGGCACTCATTCTCCTCAGAAGGTTTTTCTGGGAAATTGCCAAAATGCTGGAACCTTTGCTCCTGTTCCTGGTTCTGCTGGTGATCCGTGGTTACCAAAATCTTTTTTTGGACCCCATCCAGGAGAagcccatttctcatttaatcCACAGGAGGAAACATCTCAGAATGAAATGATTTATGGGAGTCCCAACTCATCTGCAACTAACCATCCATTTGAATTTTCTCCAGCCAATTCTTGGTCCAA